From Rhizobium sp. Pop5:
CGGATGAGATTCTCCTGCACGGCCTTCGCACGGAAATAGTCGCTTTCGACGAGGTATGGCGTGCCGACGACGGAGAGAGCGAGATAGTGCCTGACGCCGGCTGCCGCGGCGGCAGCAAGCAGGTTCTTCGTCGACGTCCTGAAGAAATCGAATGCCGTATTGTCGCCAAAGGATGCGGCATTGGTCACATCGATGACGATTTCGCTGCCCGCCATCGCGGCTTCGAGACCCTCGCCCGTCACCGTGTCGACGCCAAACGTCATGGATGCGGCCGTGACATCGTGCCCCGACAGGCGCAGCCTCGTCGTGAGTTGCGTTCCGACAAGGCCGCTTGCTCCTGCTACCATGATCTTCATATCGGCATCCTCTCTGTCTCGGCCACCTCGGTCCAACGCCCGCGCCTGGGCGACAATGACCGGAAAACCATGGGCCTTCCATCGTCCCTGAGGTCCGGCGTCCTGGTCCTTGGGCGTAGGCGAGCCCGCCTCAGGGATAGGATGTTCGATCGCAGAAGCGGGCTCCCGCAGCTCTTCATTCCGGAGTTCCAACTATATCCGCGCGCAATGCATGGGTTTCCATGAGTTGCGGTTGTGGTGAGCCAGGATTACGGTTCGGACATGAGCTCGCCGGTCCAGAAATCGAAACCAACCGCCGCAGAACATGCGGACGCTTCCCCGGTCATCTCCGTCCGGCAGGAGCAGTTTATGATGAACGTCTGGTCGCACCGCCCCAAGCTTCTGCATCTGGGGTTCTTTATCGCCGCCTACGTGCTGGCCTGCGGCTTCGCGCAATCTCTGGCGATCGTGCCCGGAACCGGCATTTCCATCTGGCCGGCGAGCGGGCTTTTCCTCGCGACCCTTATTCTCAGCTCCGGCTACAGCTGGCCCTGGTGGGTATCGGGAGGCTGCCTTGCGGAGATGTTCAGCAATGTCCTGTGGTTTCACAGTTCGCCGCCTGCCGCCTTCCTGATCTATGTCGGCAACGCGCTTGAAGCGATCGTGGGAGCCTGGCTCGTCAACCGCGTCCTGAAGCGGCCGGTGAGGCTCGAGAGCCTGCAGGAAGTCCTTGCTTTCGTCGCGCTCGGCGCCGGGATCGCTCCGATCGTCAGCGCGACCGTGGGCAGTGCGACGCTCGCCTGGTTCGGCATCCTGTCGCAATCCTTCGTGACCGCATGGCCGCTATGGTGGATCGGCGATGCAACCGGCGTCCTCATCGTGGCGCCATTGGCGCTTGTCGTGCTCCATAGCTGGCGGGGCAAACCAAAGCTCTCGCCCACGCAATGGATGGAAGCTTTCGTTCTCGGGCTCATCTTCCTCGCGGTCGCCGCTCTTTCGCTGAGCGGCTACCTTCCCTTCGCCTATATCATCATGCCGCCTCTTCTGTGGGCCGCAGTCCGCTTCGAGTTCAAAGGCGCGGCGGTCTCGCTCGTGCTGCTGGCGCTGATCACGGCAGTCTTCACGATAACGGGCGCCGGCGAATTCGCGGGCGATCCGGAATCCCAGAAACACAAGCAGATCATGCTGCAGCTTTTTCTGGCGATCTCGGCGCTTTCGGCGCTGATCGTTGCCGCCATATCCCGCCAGCACCAGCTGGCAGCGCTTTCGCTGCGCCAAAGCGTGGAGGCATTGCGTGAACGGGAGCAGGAGCTCTCGCAGCTCGTCGACATGGTGCCGAGCCACGTCTGGCGCCTGACGCCCGAAGGCGAGCCGACCTTCTTCAACAAGCGCATGGTCGATTTCCTCGGCTTCGACGTGGCGGATTCGGACAGGCCCGGCATGAGCAGGCTGGAGGCGGTCACCGAGGCCATCATTCATCCCGATGATGCGGCCGGCTTCCGCGATGCGCTCAACCAATGCTTCGCCACAGGCGAAAATTTCGTCATGCGGTATCGGCTCCGCCGCGCCGACGGCATTTATCACTGGATGTCGAGCCGCGCCGAGTCGATGCGGGATCAGATGGGGAATATCGTTCAGTGGCACGGCGTTTGCCACGACATCGACGATCAGGTGCATGCCGAAAAGGCGGTCAGGGATAGCGAGTTGCGGCTTCGGCAGATGATCGATGCCATCCCGGTCCGCGTATGGAGCGTCGAGCCCACGGGCGGCTCGATCTACTTCAACAAGCGCTATCAGGACGATTTTCGCGCCGTCATTGCTGATTTCGATGCTCTCGGCGAGCCGACCATCGAAGGTCTTCTGCACCAACTGATCCATCCCGAGGATGCGCCCGATGTTCAGCGCACCTTGCGGCATTGCTTCGAAACCGGCGAAGGCACCACGATGCGGTTTCGCCGGCTGGAACAGGGCGGCGTCTATCGCTGGGCCGAATGCAGAGTGGAACCGCGGCGCGACGATGACGGAAAAGTCGTGCAGTGGTACGGCGTTACGCTTGATGTCGACGAGGAGGTACGTGCGCTCGAGGCCCTGCGCGAGCGCGAGCGCGAACTCTCGCAACTCGTCGACATGGTCCCCGCCCAGATCAGGCGTCTGACGCCGACGGGCGAGCCCGTCTTCTTCAACAAGCGCCTGATCGATTTCTTCGGTCTCGACGTCGGGGACATGGACAGGCCGGGCATGAGCCGCCTGTCGTCCGTCATAAATACCCTGGTTCATCCCGATGATGCGCCGCGGCTGCTCGACACGGTTCATCGCTCCCTCGTCAGCGGCGACCCCTTCTCGATCAAGTACCGCATGCGCCGCTTCGACGGAGCCTATCGCTGGGTCGACGGCCGCGCCGAGCCGCTTCGGGATCAGAACGGCGGAATCACCCAGTGGTACGTCATCTCGGTCGATATCGATGACGAGATGCGCGCGCAGGAAGCGCTGCGCGACCGGGAGCGCGAGCTCTCGCAGCTGGTGGACATAGTTCCGAGCCTGCTCTGGCGGCTTGATCCGGAAGGCACCCCGGCTTTCTTCAACCAGCGCCTGATCGATTTTCTCGGTCTCGATATCAACGATATGGAAACGCAGGGTCCCAGCCGGCTTGCCGCCTTCATCGATGCCGCCATCCATCCTGACGATGCCGCCGGCCTCACCGAAGCACTCCAGCATTCCTTCGCCACCGGCGAACGCTTCGCCAAACAGTATCGCCTGCGGCGCGCCGATGGCGTCTACCGCTGGGTCAAAGGCAGCGCCGAGCCGCTCAGGGATGAAAACGGGCAGATCATTCAATGGTACGGCCTGACGCATGACATCGACGATCAACTGCGCATCCAGGAGGAGCTGCGCGAAAGCGAGCGTTCGCTCTGGCAGATCGTCGAAACGCTGCCTGCAATGATCGATTGCGCCGCTCCGGACGGAGAACCGATATACCGCAACCCTCAGCTACGCGACTTCCTCGGTTACAAGCTCGAAGAACTTGATGGAACGGGGAAAACCCGGCTGGACGCCACGCTCGATGCCGGCGTTCATCCCGATGACGTGGCGGAGGTCAAGGAGAATTATGCCCATTCATTGCGCACCGGCGAGCCCTATGCGCGCCGGCATCGTTTGCGGCGGTTCGACGGCGAATATCGCTGGGTCGAGACACGCGCGGCGCCGATGCGCAATGCCGAAGGCGTCATCGTCCAGTGGAACGTCATATGCCTCGATATCGACGCCGAAGTTCGGGCGGAGGAAGATCTGCGTCAGGCGCGCGAAGGCCTTGCGCGGGCAAGCCAGGTGGCAAGCCTCGCCGAGCTTTCGGCCTCCATCGCGCATGAGGTGAACCAGCCGCTGGCAGCCGTCGTGGCGAATTCGCATGCCTGCCAGCGCTGGCTGATGGCCGAGCCGCCGAACATGGAGCGGGCACAGAGGACGGTCGAGCGCATCATCCGGGACGCCAATTCGGCGGCGGACGTCGTCAGCCGCATACGCGCCCTGTTCAAGCAATCCGTGGACAGGAGAATTCAGACGACGCTCTCCAGCATCATCGAGGAAGTACGCGGCCTGATGGCCGACGAGGCCTGGCGGCGGCGTGTCCGCCTCGACACCAAGATTGACGGCGCCCTGCCCTTCATCGCAATCGACCGAATCCAGATCCAGCAGGTTCTGATCAATCTCATTCGCAACGGCATCGAGGCGATGGAGGCGACGGCAGACGACAGGGTGATCGAGATACGCGCTCACCAGGCTGGGAATGTCGTTGAGACCAGAGTTAGCGATCACGGCCAGGGCATCGAGTTTCCCGAAAGGATGTTCGAACCTTTCTTCACGACGAAGGAAAACGGCATCGGCATGGGGCTTGCGATCTGCCGCTCGATCGTCGAGGTGCATGGCGGAAGATTATGGGCGGAGAAGAACGAACCGCGCGGAGCGACGTTGATCTTCACATTGCCCATTGAAACGAAGGCGGCGCCATGAGGCCAGATGACCATATAGTCTTCATCGTGGATGACGATGAACGCATTCGCGAAGCCCTCGGCGAGCTCATGGATCGCATGGCATGCATGCCGTCGCCTTCGAGTCGGCCGGCGACTATGTGACGGCGGAAAAGCCCGATCTTCCTGCCTGCCTCATCCTCGATATCGAGCTGCCTGAT
This genomic window contains:
- a CDS encoding PAS domain-containing protein, translating into MMNVWSHRPKLLHLGFFIAAYVLACGFAQSLAIVPGTGISIWPASGLFLATLILSSGYSWPWWVSGGCLAEMFSNVLWFHSSPPAAFLIYVGNALEAIVGAWLVNRVLKRPVRLESLQEVLAFVALGAGIAPIVSATVGSATLAWFGILSQSFVTAWPLWWIGDATGVLIVAPLALVVLHSWRGKPKLSPTQWMEAFVLGLIFLAVAALSLSGYLPFAYIIMPPLLWAAVRFEFKGAAVSLVLLALITAVFTITGAGEFAGDPESQKHKQIMLQLFLAISALSALIVAAISRQHQLAALSLRQSVEALREREQELSQLVDMVPSHVWRLTPEGEPTFFNKRMVDFLGFDVADSDRPGMSRLEAVTEAIIHPDDAAGFRDALNQCFATGENFVMRYRLRRADGIYHWMSSRAESMRDQMGNIVQWHGVCHDIDDQVHAEKAVRDSELRLRQMIDAIPVRVWSVEPTGGSIYFNKRYQDDFRAVIADFDALGEPTIEGLLHQLIHPEDAPDVQRTLRHCFETGEGTTMRFRRLEQGGVYRWAECRVEPRRDDDGKVVQWYGVTLDVDEEVRALEALRERERELSQLVDMVPAQIRRLTPTGEPVFFNKRLIDFFGLDVGDMDRPGMSRLSSVINTLVHPDDAPRLLDTVHRSLVSGDPFSIKYRMRRFDGAYRWVDGRAEPLRDQNGGITQWYVISVDIDDEMRAQEALRDRERELSQLVDIVPSLLWRLDPEGTPAFFNQRLIDFLGLDINDMETQGPSRLAAFIDAAIHPDDAAGLTEALQHSFATGERFAKQYRLRRADGVYRWVKGSAEPLRDENGQIIQWYGLTHDIDDQLRIQEELRESERSLWQIVETLPAMIDCAAPDGEPIYRNPQLRDFLGYKLEELDGTGKTRLDATLDAGVHPDDVAEVKENYAHSLRTGEPYARRHRLRRFDGEYRWVETRAAPMRNAEGVIVQWNVICLDIDAEVRAEEDLRQAREGLARASQVASLAELSASIAHEVNQPLAAVVANSHACQRWLMAEPPNMERAQRTVERIIRDANSAADVVSRIRALFKQSVDRRIQTTLSSIIEEVRGLMADEAWRRRVRLDTKIDGALPFIAIDRIQIQQVLINLIRNGIEAMEATADDRVIEIRAHQAGNVVETRVSDHGQGIEFPERMFEPFFTTKENGIGMGLAICRSIVEVHGGRLWAEKNEPRGATLIFTLPIETKAAP